A genome region from Dehalococcoidales bacterium includes the following:
- a CDS encoding glycosyltransferase, whose protein sequence is MDVTAHIMVKNEEFYIVPVLESVLQAGFREVIVADCGSMDRTWDILQRYISRVRLLSYGSITPEENGQVRQHMTNLTRTPWCMLVDGDEYYWPRSLKGIVGMDMPAGKRFGFTTLANVQKD, encoded by the coding sequence TTGGACGTAACGGCACACATCATGGTCAAGAACGAGGAGTTCTACATCGTTCCTGTTCTTGAGTCCGTTCTGCAGGCAGGCTTCCGGGAGGTCATCGTGGCGGACTGTGGGTCTATGGACAGGACATGGGACATACTACAGCGGTATATTAGCCGGGTAAGGTTGCTTAGCTACGGTAGCATTACTCCGGAGGAGAACGGTCAGGTCAGGCAACATATGACCAACCTAACCCGGACTCCCTGGTGCATGCTGGTCGATGGCGACGAGTATTACTGGCCTCGGTCACTAAAGGGTATTGTCGGTATGGATATGCCCGCTGGTAAGCGGTTTGGCTTTACTACTCTTGCTAACGTTCAGAAGGACG